A portion of the Oxynema aestuarii AP17 genome contains these proteins:
- a CDS encoding chemotaxis protein CheC, with protein sequence MTPTVEQIDALQEMINIGVGRAASVLNEMLESHISLQVPYIKIFSPSELTEELEHRLGPIQLSAVRLMFTGSLSGNAQLVFPTDSASKLVSLLTQDELDSLDLDSLKIGTLSEVGNIVINGVMGSISNLLGQHFNYSLPIYIEDTVDHLLTWSEFDPNLVILLAQARFSVESMHIQGDIILIFTVSSFDSLIDSLQLQYE encoded by the coding sequence ATGACTCCTACAGTGGAACAAATTGATGCCTTACAAGAAATGATTAATATCGGAGTTGGCAGGGCGGCTAGTGTTTTGAATGAAATGCTAGAATCTCATATTTCCTTGCAAGTTCCGTACATTAAAATTTTTTCACCTTCGGAATTAACCGAAGAACTCGAACATCGATTGGGACCGATTCAACTCTCGGCAGTCCGCTTGATGTTTACGGGGTCTTTAAGTGGGAATGCACAGCTCGTGTTTCCGACAGATAGCGCTTCTAAGTTGGTTTCTTTGCTCACCCAAGATGAATTAGATTCTCTCGATTTAGATTCGTTAAAAATTGGAACCCTTAGCGAGGTCGGTAATATTGTCATTAACGGCGTGATGGGGTCGATTAGTAATTTACTCGGCCAGCATTTTAATTATTCGCTGCCGATTTATATCGAAGATACAGTAGACCATCTTTTAACGTGGAGCGAGTTCGATCCCAACTTAGTAATTTTGCTGGCACAAGCGCGCTTTTCCGTAGAAAGTATGCATATTCAAGGAGATATTATTTTGATTTTTACCGTGAGTTCTTTTGATAGTTTGATTGATTCGTTACAACTTCAATATGAATGA
- a CDS encoding CHAD domain-containing protein has translation MAYRIQEQETIDRGIKRIVGDEIELAIADLRGHTHLAQEEAIHDARKRLKKLRAVARLVRFGIGDEAYRRENQTWRDAGRLLSDVRDASVYVETLDKLKSAYANYIAADAFSTTRSSLVDRRDAILKQHLGEDNKMEQAAAKIEQSRTQVEEWNLGDRDWEAIAPGFQRIYKQGRKALQHAFENRSIENFHDWRKRVKDFWYHLRILESIWPSLMNQMQTEAKQLSDYLGDDHDLAVLRQLLVEYPKLCPDREEFEALIASIDLRRNQLQRSAKVLGDRLYAEKASAFVDRLGHYWYTWKAEQSEAIGDWN, from the coding sequence GTGGCTTATCGAATCCAAGAACAAGAAACCATCGATCGCGGCATCAAGCGAATCGTCGGTGACGAAATCGAACTGGCGATCGCCGACTTACGCGGTCATACTCATCTCGCCCAAGAAGAAGCGATTCACGACGCGCGCAAACGCTTGAAAAAACTGCGCGCCGTAGCTCGATTGGTGCGCTTCGGTATCGGCGACGAAGCCTACCGCCGCGAAAACCAAACTTGGCGGGATGCGGGACGTTTATTATCCGATGTCCGCGATGCCAGCGTTTATGTGGAAACCTTGGACAAACTCAAAAGTGCTTACGCTAATTATATTGCTGCCGATGCATTTAGCACCACCCGTTCGTCATTAGTCGATCGCCGCGATGCCATCCTCAAACAACATCTAGGTGAGGATAACAAAATGGAACAAGCGGCGGCAAAAATCGAACAGTCTCGAACTCAAGTGGAGGAATGGAACCTCGGCGATCGCGATTGGGAGGCGATCGCGCCGGGTTTCCAACGCATTTACAAACAAGGTCGCAAAGCATTACAGCACGCCTTTGAAAACAGAAGCATCGAAAATTTTCACGATTGGCGCAAACGAGTTAAAGATTTCTGGTATCACTTGAGAATTTTAGAATCGATCTGGCCGAGTTTGATGAATCAAATGCAAACTGAAGCCAAACAACTGTCCGATTATCTCGGCGACGATCACGATTTAGCCGTCTTGCGACAGTTATTAGTTGAATATCCGAAATTATGTCCCGATCGCGAGGAATTTGAAGCCTTAATCGCTTCGATCGACCTGCGCCGCAACCAACTGCAACGATCGGCGAAAGTCTTAGGCGATCGCCTTTATGCAGAGAAAGCGAGTGCGTTTGTCGATCGCCTCGGACATTATTGGTACACTTGGAAAGCCGAACAAAGCGAGGCGATCGGCGATTGGAACTAA
- a CDS encoding sensor domain-containing diguanylate cyclase, which translates to MNLLIMDEVERVAQAFFILDRIPFGSCILREDLVVVFWNSRLEEWTKIPRHTILGRSIVDFFPHLEKPKYKTRLKPIFQGGPPTIFSSQLHKHIIPAKLPNGDLRIQHTTVTSIPRFEGDSYYAILAIQDVTDLTERIQDYRQMRDRALEEIKERQQAQEALYQKTAEFEAIFKSIPDAVVFANLSGEMILLNPAFSKLFGYSSEEMLGQPISVLQADYSNSEQNCYGKGKYSQARDGAIASDLVQPYEVEYQRKNRDIFVGETIDSVVKDGEGKTLGLLRIVRDITERKQAAGALESANQKLKDWVTELENRHRETLILREMSDLLQACLTVEEAYAVIARSVQLLFPNLSGALFILDDSKKLVEAVAQWGDVETTETVFLPQECWALRRGREHFVCDNRGGLPCKHVLNDGLEYSCTPLMAQGKGLGTLYLCSEKSGEFTASKQLLTLTVTEQISLSLANLTLRETLKQQSIRDPLTGLYNRRYLQECLGREIHRARNQNVGVGVIMLDVDRFKQFNDSFGHEAGDEILKKLASFLQENNSEADIACRYGGEEFTVILPQSSLEQTQEKAHLLREGVRLVQVRYQQQLLGPLTISVGVANFPEHGQSGDALLRAADTALYRAKREGRDRTVVAE; encoded by the coding sequence ATGAATTTATTAATAATGGACGAAGTTGAGAGAGTTGCTCAAGCCTTTTTTATCCTCGATCGCATTCCTTTTGGCAGTTGTATTCTGCGGGAAGATTTAGTCGTCGTCTTTTGGAATTCCCGTTTGGAAGAATGGACTAAAATTCCCAGACATACGATTCTCGGACGCTCGATAGTAGATTTTTTTCCTCATTTAGAAAAACCGAAATATAAAACCCGCCTCAAACCAATTTTTCAAGGGGGACCGCCGACGATTTTTTCCTCGCAACTTCACAAACATATTATTCCGGCGAAGTTACCGAATGGAGACTTGAGAATTCAACATACTACGGTGACTTCCATCCCACGTTTTGAGGGGGATAGTTATTATGCGATTTTGGCGATTCAAGATGTGACCGATTTGACCGAACGCATTCAAGATTACCGCCAGATGCGCGATCGCGCCCTAGAGGAAATCAAAGAACGACAACAGGCGCAAGAAGCTTTATATCAAAAAACGGCGGAATTTGAAGCCATTTTTAAGTCGATTCCCGATGCGGTTGTTTTTGCCAATTTAAGCGGAGAAATGATTTTACTCAATCCCGCTTTTTCCAAGTTATTCGGTTATAGTTCTGAGGAAATGCTCGGCCAACCTATAAGTGTTTTGCAGGCTGATTATAGCAATTCAGAACAAAATTGTTATGGAAAAGGAAAGTACTCACAGGCGAGAGATGGGGCGATCGCCTCGGATCTGGTGCAACCTTATGAAGTCGAATATCAACGCAAAAATCGAGATATTTTTGTCGGGGAAACGATCGATAGTGTGGTTAAAGATGGCGAGGGAAAAACCCTAGGATTGTTGCGGATCGTCCGGGATATTACCGAACGCAAACAAGCAGCAGGGGCGTTAGAATCGGCCAATCAAAAGTTAAAAGATTGGGTGACGGAGTTGGAAAATCGCCATCGCGAAACCCTGATTTTACGAGAAATGAGCGATTTACTGCAAGCCTGTTTGACGGTGGAGGAAGCTTATGCGGTGATCGCGCGATCGGTTCAGTTACTGTTTCCGAATTTGAGTGGGGCTTTATTCATTCTCGACGACTCGAAAAAGTTAGTGGAAGCGGTGGCTCAATGGGGGGATGTAGAGACGACGGAAACGGTTTTTTTGCCTCAAGAATGTTGGGCCTTGCGTCGGGGACGGGAACATTTTGTGTGTGACAATCGCGGCGGATTGCCGTGCAAACACGTACTCAATGACGGACTCGAATACAGTTGTACGCCATTAATGGCTCAAGGGAAGGGGTTAGGTACGCTCTATTTATGTTCGGAAAAAAGCGGTGAATTCACCGCGTCGAAACAGTTATTAACCTTGACGGTGACCGAGCAAATTTCCCTGTCCCTGGCGAATTTGACGTTGCGCGAAACCCTCAAACAGCAGAGTATTCGCGATCCCCTCACGGGATTGTACAACCGCCGCTACTTACAAGAATGCCTCGGGCGCGAAATTCATCGAGCCAGAAACCAAAATGTCGGTGTGGGAGTCATCATGCTCGATGTCGATCGCTTCAAGCAGTTTAACGATAGTTTCGGTCACGAGGCGGGGGATGAAATTTTGAAAAAATTGGCCTCGTTCCTACAGGAAAATAATAGCGAAGCGGATATTGCTTGCCGTTATGGGGGGGAAGAATTTACGGTAATTTTGCCACAAAGTTCTTTGGAGCAAACTCAGGAAAAAGCCCATCTTTTGCGCGAAGGCGTGCGCCTGGTTCAAGTTCGTTACCAACAGCAGTTGCTCGGTCCGCTTACGATTTCGGTGGGGGTGGCCAATTTTCCCGAACACGGACAAAGCGGGGACGCCTTACTGCGGGCGGCGGATACGGCCCTGTACCGGGCGAAGCGGGAGGGGCGCGATCGCACGGTGGTGGCGGAGTAG
- a CDS encoding c-type cytochrome translates to MNHQVAKSEVTSSSQKVWAIAVTIVLAILISVAIAYQFQISDPYTKTVLSLSGDPIRGHAIFQMNCAGCHGSRRGTQVGPSLTDVSQRKSRVGLIEQVTSGKTPPMPQFQPSPQAMADLLSYLESL, encoded by the coding sequence TTGAATCATCAAGTTGCCAAGTCTGAAGTGACCTCCTCTTCCCAGAAGGTCTGGGCGATCGCCGTCACGATCGTCCTGGCAATCCTTATTTCTGTCGCGATCGCCTATCAATTTCAAATTTCCGATCCTTATACCAAAACCGTTTTATCCCTCTCCGGCGATCCCATTCGCGGTCATGCCATTTTTCAGATGAACTGCGCCGGGTGTCATGGCAGTCGCCGAGGAACCCAAGTTGGACCGAGCCTCACGGATGTTTCGCAACGTAAATCCCGAGTCGGTTTAATCGAACAAGTCACAAGCGGCAAAACCCCACCGATGCCCCAATTCCAGCCGAGTCCCCAAGCCATGGCGGATTTACTCAGTTATTTGGAAAGTTTGTAA
- the petG gene encoding cytochrome b6-f complex subunit V translates to MVEPLLSGIVLGLITVTLAGLFFAAYQQYKRGNQFDL, encoded by the coding sequence ATGGTAGAACCCTTACTTTCCGGTATCGTCCTCGGTTTAATTACGGTGACCCTGGCGGGTTTGTTTTTTGCTGCTTACCAACAGTACAAGCGGGGCAACCAGTTCGACCTCTAG
- a CDS encoding class I SAM-dependent methyltransferase gives MQGGTHSFLSNPQAPAWNAKLYDAKHIFVSEYATDLLNLLNPKLDDRIFDLGCGTGHLTARIAASGARLVGGDSSPAMLDRARALYPALEFILVDGEHLPFDNEFDAVFSNAALHWMKQPEKVAAGIARSLKPGGRFVAEFGGKGNIAQMRRALYLALEKEGLSASQIDSPWYFPSIGEYTSILEKYGLCVTFAVLFDRPTSLSEGDRGMRNWFTMFANSFFRELSDTQRDRVLSDIDNQLRPTLYENGTWIADYKRLRVVAVKPSS, from the coding sequence ATGCAGGGTGGAACCCACTCTTTTTTATCCAATCCACAAGCTCCGGCATGGAATGCAAAGCTTTACGATGCCAAGCATATCTTTGTCTCGGAATATGCCACCGACTTGTTGAACTTGTTAAACCCAAAACTCGACGATCGCATCTTCGATCTCGGCTGTGGAACCGGACATCTGACGGCGCGCATTGCCGCGAGTGGGGCGCGCTTAGTCGGCGGGGACAGTTCGCCAGCCATGCTCGATCGCGCTCGCGCCCTTTATCCCGCCCTCGAATTTATCTTAGTCGATGGCGAACATTTACCCTTCGACAACGAATTTGACGCCGTTTTTTCTAACGCGGCGCTGCACTGGATGAAACAACCGGAAAAAGTGGCGGCAGGGATTGCGCGATCGCTCAAACCCGGCGGTCGTTTCGTGGCGGAGTTTGGCGGTAAAGGCAATATCGCCCAAATGCGGCGAGCTTTATATCTAGCCTTAGAAAAAGAAGGATTATCTGCCAGTCAAATCGATTCGCCCTGGTATTTTCCCAGTATTGGCGAATATACCTCTATTCTGGAAAAATACGGACTGTGCGTGACTTTTGCGGTACTGTTCGATCGCCCCACGTCGCTTTCGGAGGGCGATCGCGGGATGCGAAACTGGTTTACCATGTTTGCCAACTCTTTTTTCCGAGAGTTATCGGACACTCAGCGCGATCGCGTCCTGAGCGATATCGACAATCAGCTTCGCCCCACCTTGTATGAAAACGGCACCTGGATCGCCGATTACAAGCGGTTGCGCGTCGTCGCCGTCAAACCTTCCTCATAA
- a CDS encoding sensor histidine kinase, whose product MSHPPLSPNSKTADRILVVDDSPDNVLLVTTILEEEGYETSTAESGYSALEAIEQSPPDLVLLDIMMPGMDGYEVTRRLRSNADLPFIPILLITAHDRPSVVQGLDVGADDFIRKPVEIDELLARVRSLLRLKHSVDERDEIARQREDFVSRLTHDLRTPLVAADRMLGLLGQGALGAVTPEMQEAFDTMQRSNENLLKMVNTLLEVYRYEAARKRLTFTEVNLLQLIEELCAELEPMAQAQAIDLKIDDRYLSPENGFAETNIRGDRLELWRLFTNLIGNAIKFTEAGSVEITLKPESGAIAIAVEDTGPGIEPAEQANLFERFRSGNHKRSGSGLGLHLCRRIAEAHSGTIAVRSQVGKGSVFTVTLPILN is encoded by the coding sequence ATGAGCCATCCGCCTTTATCTCCAAATTCTAAAACAGCCGATCGCATTTTAGTCGTAGACGATTCTCCCGATAATGTATTACTGGTGACAACGATTTTAGAAGAAGAAGGATACGAAACCAGTACGGCAGAAAGCGGTTATAGCGCCTTGGAGGCGATCGAGCAATCCCCCCCGGATTTAGTGTTGTTAGATATCATGATGCCGGGAATGGACGGTTACGAAGTGACGCGACGACTGCGCAGCAATGCGGACTTACCGTTTATACCGATCTTGCTGATTACCGCCCACGATCGCCCCAGTGTAGTCCAAGGACTGGATGTGGGGGCGGACGATTTTATCCGCAAACCTGTAGAAATCGACGAACTGCTCGCTCGGGTGCGATCGCTGCTACGCCTCAAACACAGCGTAGACGAACGGGACGAAATTGCCCGCCAGCGCGAGGATTTTGTCTCTCGTCTGACTCACGACTTGCGCACGCCGTTGGTGGCGGCGGATCGAATGCTCGGATTGCTCGGTCAAGGGGCATTAGGCGCAGTGACCCCGGAAATGCAAGAAGCCTTCGACACGATGCAGCGCAGTAATGAGAATCTGTTGAAAATGGTCAATACCTTGTTGGAGGTCTATCGCTACGAGGCGGCGCGCAAGCGGTTGACTTTTACTGAGGTCAACTTGTTGCAATTAATTGAGGAATTGTGCGCCGAACTCGAACCGATGGCCCAGGCGCAAGCGATCGATTTAAAAATTGACGATCGCTATCTCTCCCCGGAAAATGGGTTTGCCGAGACCAATATTCGCGGCGATCGCCTGGAATTGTGGCGCTTGTTTACGAATTTAATCGGCAATGCGATCAAGTTTACCGAAGCCGGATCGGTGGAAATCACCTTGAAGCCGGAGTCGGGGGCGATCGCGATCGCCGTGGAAGATACCGGACCGGGGATCGAACCCGCCGAGCAAGCGAACCTATTCGAGCGCTTTCGGTCGGGCAATCACAAGCGATCGGGCAGTGGTTTGGGTCTTCATTTGTGCCGTCGCATTGCCGAAGCGCATTCCGGGACGATCGCGGTGCGATCGCAAGTGGGCAAAGGCAGTGTTTTTACAGTCACTTTACCGATTTTGAATTAA
- a CDS encoding response regulator transcription factor, whose translation MLGCTAIAFHPTIVFGQYFKALRDSKMALILIVEDAMFSRKMIRKTLQKQGYETLEAKNGKEGLELVREVNPDCILLDLLMPEIDGWEFLKILRAEGYKTPTIVITADIQETSRQQCLELGAQAVLNKPPQAQVMQDAIEAVLATPSEG comes from the coding sequence GTGCTTGGGTGCACCGCGATCGCCTTTCACCCCACCATCGTATTCGGACAGTATTTTAAGGCTTTAAGAGACAGCAAGATGGCATTAATTTTAATTGTCGAAGATGCAATGTTCAGCCGCAAAATGATCCGTAAGACCTTGCAAAAGCAAGGGTATGAGACCCTAGAAGCCAAGAATGGAAAAGAGGGACTCGAACTCGTGCGCGAAGTCAATCCCGACTGTATTTTATTGGATTTGCTAATGCCGGAAATTGACGGGTGGGAGTTTCTCAAAATCTTGCGTGCGGAAGGCTATAAGACCCCGACGATCGTGATTACTGCGGACATTCAGGAAACTTCGCGCCAGCAATGTTTGGAGTTAGGGGCGCAAGCGGTCTTAAACAAACCCCCTCAAGCGCAGGTGATGCAAGATGCGATCGAAGCTGTTTTAGCGACCCCTTCCGAAGGATAA
- a CDS encoding peptidoglycan-binding domain-containing protein, protein METLAYIELARAYESQGDRDLPKATPRDRHFVWLCCSMPQLLGWSVLALLLAIAAPVPPTAAQTVLFQQGDSGPSVRSIQQRLKSFGYFNTDVTDYYGPITEAAVIEFQRANGLPVTGIVDSQTLQAMGRMAQRSAPVQSFAATPAQGFGTVTAVSSGNEVLRVGDRGVAVSALQQQLQQLGYFAGPVTGEFDYDTETAVIRFQQNNNLRADGLVGSNTRTALASQPQPAPTSQGFVPRGNTSGEIRYGDRGSQVRSLQQRLAIAGFPPSRIDGIFGDDTEISLKEFQQTYGLPPSGVADATTRRSLDRKLYVVVVPQFRQGTLEAVRQIFPDAFAADSRLGDYVHVGSSLRREIAEERTKLLRSQGFVDARVAYF, encoded by the coding sequence ATGGAAACCCTTGCATATATTGAATTAGCCCGGGCTTACGAAAGTCAGGGCGATCGCGACCTTCCCAAGGCAACCCCCCGCGATCGCCACTTTGTGTGGCTGTGTTGTTCGATGCCCCAATTGCTGGGGTGGTCGGTACTGGCTTTGTTGTTGGCGATCGCCGCTCCGGTTCCGCCGACGGCGGCCCAAACGGTGTTGTTCCAACAAGGGGATAGTGGTCCGTCGGTGCGATCGATCCAGCAGCGTTTGAAGAGTTTCGGTTATTTTAATACGGACGTTACCGACTATTACGGTCCGATTACGGAAGCGGCGGTGATTGAATTCCAACGGGCCAACGGTTTACCCGTCACCGGAATTGTCGATTCGCAAACCCTGCAGGCGATGGGTCGGATGGCGCAGCGATCGGCCCCCGTGCAGAGTTTTGCCGCGACTCCGGCCCAAGGATTTGGAACGGTGACGGCGGTCAGTAGCGGTAACGAGGTGTTGCGGGTCGGCGATCGCGGCGTCGCAGTCAGCGCACTCCAGCAGCAATTACAACAACTCGGTTATTTTGCCGGTCCGGTAACGGGAGAGTTTGATTACGATACGGAAACGGCGGTCATTCGCTTCCAACAAAATAATAATCTGCGCGCCGACGGTCTGGTCGGCTCGAACACCCGGACGGCCCTCGCCAGTCAACCGCAACCTGCGCCGACGAGTCAGGGGTTCGTACCCCGTGGGAATACCTCCGGTGAAATCCGTTACGGCGATCGCGGTTCCCAAGTGCGATCGCTCCAGCAACGCCTCGCGATCGCCGGATTTCCCCCGTCACGCATCGACGGGATTTTCGGCGACGATACGGAAATCTCCCTCAAGGAATTTCAACAAACCTATGGTCTGCCCCCCAGTGGCGTCGCCGACGCGACGACCCGGCGATCGCTCGATCGCAAGTTGTACGTGGTCGTGGTTCCTCAATTCCGTCAGGGAACCTTAGAAGCGGTGCGTCAGATCTTCCCCGATGCTTTTGCCGCCGACTCTCGCTTAGGGGATTACGTTCATGTCGGTTCGTCCTTGCGCCGGGAGATTGCGGAAGAACGCACTAAGCTGTTGCGCTCTCAAGGGTTTGTTGACGCGCGGGTCGCTTATTTTTAA
- a CDS encoding orange carotenoid protein N-terminal domain-containing protein, giving the protein MTAINTTGNSQIRSEDTKKIVERFEGLKTDDQLALLYWIYEKMGDSITPAAPTATDPQIAPLLLDNFFKLSDDEQLQVMRDLVERKDTQYSHAYGALTANNQLLVWYAWAIAMGDTVVDLPENYSADGAVKDILKQVENAEFQDQISILREIAANMGYTDIGEVPSQEQTGKTPSL; this is encoded by the coding sequence ATGACTGCGATTAATACCACAGGAAACTCTCAAATTCGCTCTGAAGATACCAAAAAGATTGTCGAAAGATTTGAAGGGTTAAAAACCGACGACCAACTGGCGTTACTCTATTGGATTTACGAAAAAATGGGGGATTCAATTACCCCCGCCGCTCCCACGGCGACCGACCCGCAAATTGCCCCTTTATTACTCGATAACTTTTTTAAGTTATCCGACGACGAACAACTGCAAGTTATGCGCGATCTCGTCGAGCGTAAAGACACGCAATACAGTCACGCTTACGGCGCCTTAACGGCGAACAATCAGTTACTCGTCTGGTATGCGTGGGCGATCGCTATGGGAGATACGGTGGTCGATCTGCCGGAAAATTACTCAGCCGATGGAGCGGTTAAGGACATTCTCAAACAGGTTGAAAACGCCGAATTTCAAGATCAAATTTCCATTCTTCGAGAAATTGCCGCCAATATGGGTTACACCGATATCGGCGAGGTTCCCTCCCAGGAACAAACCGGGAAAACCCCCAGTCTCTAA
- the rsmD gene encoding 16S rRNA (guanine(966)-N(2))-methyltransferase RsmD, protein MSLRIYGNRLVKTLPGQQTRPTAARVREALFNIWQGAIVGCHWLDLCAGAGSMSAEALCRGADTVVAIEQSGRACQLIRENLAKYAREEQQFYVYRGDVLKQLPKLGARQYDRIYFDPPYHGELYSGVLDAIARYDLLAADGELAVEHDPNRPPMATVSHLKICRQKVYGNCAITFYRLETNDATA, encoded by the coding sequence ATGAGTTTGAGAATTTACGGCAACCGTCTCGTCAAAACCCTCCCCGGACAACAAACCCGACCGACTGCAGCCCGAGTTCGCGAAGCCTTATTTAATATTTGGCAAGGGGCGATCGTCGGCTGTCACTGGTTGGATTTATGTGCGGGTGCGGGGTCGATGAGTGCGGAAGCGTTATGTCGCGGCGCCGATACCGTCGTGGCGATCGAGCAATCCGGGCGCGCCTGCCAGCTTATTCGCGAAAATTTAGCCAAATATGCCCGGGAAGAACAGCAATTTTACGTTTATCGCGGTGACGTTCTCAAACAATTACCCAAATTAGGCGCCCGTCAATACGATCGCATTTATTTCGATCCGCCCTATCACGGCGAACTCTATTCCGGCGTTCTCGACGCGATCGCCCGCTACGACCTGCTCGCCGCCGACGGAGAACTCGCCGTAGAACACGATCCGAACCGTCCCCCCATGGCGACAGTTTCCCACCTAAAAATTTGCCGACAGAAAGTTTATGGCAACTGTGCCATTACCTTCTATCGGCTCGAAACCAACGATGCTACTGCTTAA
- a CDS encoding vWA domain-containing protein: MNLGGPESAPGASSPEAAAPAPDGMVTLSDPGMAPGASSPEAAAPAPYPFPGEVTPITPNTETQYNTEEYHLITDNTFHLAKDNPLSTFSIDVDTASYSNLRRFITSGQLPPPDAVRIEELINYFTYDYPQPEGDRPFSITTEISQAPWNPQHQLVHIGLQGKQMVREEIPPSNLVFLLDVSGSMSAPNKLPLVKSSLQMLVNQLSERDRVSIVVYAGAAGLVLSPTPGNQKAKILEAIDRLNSGGSTAGGAGIKLAYEVAKRTYLPDGNNRVILATDGDFNVGASSDSELVRLIESYRDRGVFLTVLGFGMGNLKDSKMEQLADKGNGNYGYIDTEKEAQKMLVTEMGGTLLTIAKDVKIQVEFNPDRVRAYRLIGYENRILQDRDFNDDRKDAGELGSGHSVTALYEIIPTGVDSDIPLPTIDPLRYQTNSSEITDPTGYKADELMLVKLRYKHPDKNKSQLIAEPVVDRQISLENSSNNFKFSAAVAEFGMILRNSEDRGDASFTQVLDLAKGSRGADLEGYRKEFIELVETARELEER; this comes from the coding sequence GTGAATCTTGGCGGTCCGGAAAGCGCACCAGGAGCTTCTTCTCCAGAAGCGGCAGCTCCAGCACCGGACGGGATGGTGACGCTTAGCGATCCAGGCATGGCACCAGGAGCTTCTTCTCCAGAAGCGGCAGCTCCAGCACCCTATCCGTTCCCTGGAGAAGTCACCCCGATTACTCCTAATACAGAGACTCAATACAATACCGAAGAATACCATCTCATTACCGATAATACCTTTCACTTAGCCAAAGACAATCCCTTATCTACCTTTTCCATCGATGTCGATACCGCATCGTACAGTAATCTGCGGCGATTTATTACCTCCGGTCAGTTACCACCTCCCGATGCGGTCAGAATTGAAGAATTAATTAACTATTTCACCTACGATTATCCTCAACCAGAGGGCGATCGCCCGTTTTCAATTACCACAGAAATCTCTCAAGCCCCTTGGAATCCTCAACATCAGTTAGTCCATATTGGATTACAAGGAAAACAGATGGTCCGAGAAGAAATCCCACCCAGCAACTTAGTTTTCTTACTCGATGTTTCCGGATCGATGTCGGCGCCCAATAAATTACCTCTGGTCAAGTCATCTTTGCAAATGTTGGTCAACCAATTGAGCGAACGAGACCGGGTATCGATTGTGGTTTATGCGGGGGCGGCGGGTTTAGTTTTATCTCCAACTCCCGGCAACCAAAAAGCTAAAATTTTAGAGGCGATCGACCGCCTCAACTCCGGTGGCTCTACGGCGGGAGGCGCGGGGATTAAACTCGCCTACGAAGTGGCTAAACGCACTTATCTTCCTGATGGAAATAACCGCGTTATTCTGGCGACTGACGGTGATTTTAATGTGGGTGCTTCTAGCGATTCCGAACTCGTGCGCTTAATTGAAAGTTATCGCGATCGCGGCGTCTTTCTAACTGTGTTAGGCTTCGGGATGGGCAACCTGAAAGATAGCAAAATGGAACAGTTAGCCGACAAAGGTAACGGTAATTACGGTTATATCGACACGGAGAAAGAAGCCCAAAAAATGCTAGTGACCGAAATGGGCGGCACTTTACTGACGATCGCGAAAGATGTCAAAATTCAAGTCGAATTTAATCCCGATCGCGTCCGAGCTTATCGCTTAATTGGTTATGAAAATCGCATCTTGCAAGATCGAGATTTTAATGACGATCGCAAAGATGCGGGAGAATTAGGAAGCGGTCATTCGGTTACTGCTCTTTATGAAATTATCCCCACCGGAGTAGACAGCGATATTCCCTTACCGACTATCGACCCGTTGCGATATCAAACAAATTCATCGGAAATCACCGATCCGACGGGCTACAAAGCGGACGAGTTAATGCTCGTTAAGTTGCGCTACAAACATCCCGATAAAAATAAATCGCAACTCATCGCCGAACCTGTTGTGGATCGCCAAATTTCGTTAGAAAATAGTTCCAATAACTTTAAGTTTTCGGCAGCCGTAGCGGAATTTGGCATGATTTTGCGCAATTCGGAAGATCGAGGCGATGCCAGTTTCACGCAAGTCTTAGATCTTGCCAAAGGATCTCGGGGTGCCGATTTAGAAGGGTATCGTAAGGAGTTTATCGAGTTAGTAGAAACTGCTCGTGAACTTGAAGAGCGTTAG